From Bacteroides uniformis:
TCGAAATTTTCTACAAAATCATAAAGTTCTGTACAGTCACTCTTGTCTATACTTACAACTAAGGGAACAGCTATGGAAGCATAATAAGCCTCCTGCAAACTTTTAAGTAATCGTTTTATAGATACAATGCGGTTATAACCTACAACTACAATAGCATTGTGGTTAATTTCACAATCTGGAATCTGTAACATAATTTACAAATGTTTATTCAAGAGGAATATTTAACAAACATAAGTCTATTAAAGAAAAGAAGAAATGGATAATGTGGAATCACCTTAAAAAGGAGAAGAATTATCGCAATTTTGGAAAAACCGGCATGAATGATACTTTTCCAAATATACGGCAACGAAGCAATCTCTTTTATTCGCAAAATACTCTCATTTTTATCTGTTCGTACATGCATAATCTCATTAAACAAACAGCTATACAAATCCAATGCTAAAACTCTATAATATTCGTGATTTGGGAAATTCTCACCATACACCTCTTTTAACAGATTATATTGCTGCATATGTAGATATTTTTTAGACATAGGATAATTATGCATATATTTAGTCATCAAAGAATTTGGATTCACAAACATGTAACAATAAAGAGGCTCATTAATATAAAATAATTTGCGTACATATTTCAGATAAATAGTTGTAAAGCCTACATCCTCACAATACGAAATATCTTCGTTAAAGCGAATATTTTTATCTTTCAATATGGATGTGCGATACAATTTTGTACCAATACAGTTAATAATACTAGTTTTATGAAGTACGCTAAATGGCATTAACCATTGTTCTATAGTATATAGTCCAGACTTCTTGTACAATTTTGTATCAAAAACAAATAGATTTGGTTTACAACACTTATAAGTAAATACAACACAGTCTATATCATTATTTGCATGATAAATATTCAAGCATTTTTGAAGTGTACCCGGCTCTAAAAGATCATCACTATCTACAAATATTAGAAATTCGCCTTGTGCAACTTCTATAGCATGATTTCGAGCCGATGAAACTCCTTGATTAGTCTGATTAAGTACTTTTATACATGAATACTTTTGAGCATAATCATTCAGAATATTCAGACTATTGTCAGTAGAACCATCATTTACCAATAATAACTCTTTTTCTACTTCTTGTGCTAAAAGATTATCAATAGTATTGGAGATAAAAGCAGAAGCATTGTATACCGGAATTATGATACTAATTAAATTACGTTTCAACATACAGTTTATTATTTCCCTATGCAGTAATATTGAATTCCTAATTGCTCCAACTCGTCAGAATCATAAATATTCCTGCCATCTACCACTACACAATTTTTCATACTTTTGACAATAACGCCCCAACTTGGTAAACGAAACTGCTTCCATTCTGTAAGTACCAACAATGCATCGGCGTCAAGTACAGCATCATACATATCATTAGCATATGTAATTGCATCACCAATACGACGTTTACATTCATTCATGGCCACAGGGTCAAACACCTTAATAATACAGCCAGCTTCTAACAACAACTTTATGGTGACAAGTGCAGTGGCCTCACGCATATCATCAGTTTCCGGCTTGAAAGCAAGCCCCCACAAAGCAATAGTCTTTCCTCGCAAATTGTCTCTATAATACTTCTTCAGTTTATTATAAAGAATAGTTTTTTGACTCTCATTCACAGCTACCACAGCTTTTAACACCTGCATCTGATAACCCTTCTTCTCAGCCGTTTTAATAAGTGCTTTCACATCTTTAGGAAAGCAACTACCTCCATAACCACAACCCGGATAGAGAAATTTACTTCCAATACGGCTATCACTGCCAATCCCTTTACGTACCATATTCACATCAGCACCTACTAACTCACAAAGATTCGCTATATCGTTCATAAAAGAGATGCGAGTAGCCAGCATAGAATTTGCTGCATATTTAATCATCTCCGCACTAGATATATCAGTAAAGATAACACGAAAGTTATTAAGCAAAAAAGGACGATAGAGTTTGGTCATCATCTCTTTTGCCTTCTCCGATTCTACCCCCACTACTACACGATCAGGACTCATAAAATCTTTAATAGCTGCACCTTCCTTCAAAAACTCCGGGTTACTAGCCACATCAAACGGTATTTCTACACCACGGCTATCAAGTTCTTCACAAATAACAGCCTTTACTTTCTGAGCTGTACCTACAGGAACGGTAGATTTAGTAACAAGAATAGTATATTTCTTAATATTCTGACCAAATAAACGAGCTACAGATAAGACATATTGGAGATCAGCAGAGCCATCACTATCAGAGGGTGTACCTACAGCACTGAATACAATATCAACATTATCAAGACAAGAAATCAAATCAGTAGTAAAATTTAAACGACCTTCACGATGATTACGAAGTACCATTTCATCCAATCCAGGCTCATAAATAGGTAATTGGCCAGACTGTAATAATTTTATTTTCTCTGCATTTACATCTACACAAGTGACATTTACCCCCATTTCGGCAAAACAAGTCCCTGATACCAAACCTACATAGCCAGTACCAACAATTGCAATATTCATAAAAGCTAAATTAATTTAAGGAATATCTTATCATTATAAATGAATCAAACTACCCATTTCGTCTAGATATTTAGGGGCAATATAGCTCATATATCCCCCTAAAGAAGTAAACGTCATTTCACCAAAATACAATTTGCCATTTGTAATATAAAAATCAATCCGGACTTGATGATGGCCTTTTGACAAAATTTCAGCAGCTTGTAACATATCAGACAAACATGTAGGTTTTTCAATCGTCACACAATCCTGCTTATGACCACCTGACAGCATATCTGGTTTTGGATTCCATTCTAAATCATACCATGCCAAACAACAACCTTTATATAATACTCTGTCAGCACATACCAAAATTGAATAAGGTTTCCCTTCTAAACAAAATACCTTATAATCAACCAAAGAGGTAGAATTAGCATTATCATTCTTTAAATACTCCTCAGCTATAATCTTAGGTTTTATACTATTATAATGAGGTTCTGCGTAAATTGTTCCGAATTTCAATTGAAGCCAAGTATTCAGTTGTTTTCTTACTTCATCCTCATTTATACTATTTTTATTCTTAACAACAATAATAGTACCACAACCATGATTTGTCTTAAGCACAAATGATGTCGGTAATAGGTTGAAATCAATATCACAAGCATCATCCCAAACACCGTAGAGTTCCACTAAAATACTGGAAAGGCCACGCTCTTTCACATAATCTCGTACTAGATATTTATCAGCAAGCTTTGTCCAAACAGAAGTGTCAGAATTGAATTTCAACCAATTGATTTTTTCATTCAAATTTTTCGGAGAACTCCAATTGATTTTTTTGTGAGAAATATTATAATATAATAAAGAAGCAAGTTTTTTTAAGTCACGTTTCCTATAATACTCACATAAATAAACAAAAATCTTGCGACGAATGAGTACAAGAGGATAAAAAATAACCCTCAATACATTCTTAATTTTTTCACAATTTTCATCTTTCATTATTTTTTAATTTTATAAATATTTTCTTTATTATACTCTTTTCGTCTTCTCTCAAACCAAACAGAAAAGCAAAAAATAAAGTTTGAACAGCAGATAAAAATATCAACAAAAATAACCAATTTATAAAATATCTACTAATATAAAAACAAATCAATGCATTTAATATAAAAACAGGAATCCCCCAAAACAAACGTTTCTAAGATACTGCATAATTGAAAGATTTATATTTATATGTAAAAACAAAATACGTCCGACAGCACAAATTGATTCAAACAACACATATACCAACATTACCATTTCGGCTGAGTACCCCATTTTTAAAATAATATAAACTATAGGTAAAGTTAGAATCTTTATAGTATTAATACATATACTATAGACTTTAACATTACCCACAGCTTGATTAGCCACTGCCATATTCATAGTTAACAAATCAATCTGAATAGCCAAAAGAAACATCCTACAAAACATCGTTGTATAATCAGGAACTTCCCTTAGCCAAATAGCAAGCAACTTATCCATAAATATAAATGCAGGTACACTTATCATTGACATCAACAAAAAAGAAAACTT
This genomic window contains:
- a CDS encoding UDP-glucose dehydrogenase family protein: MNIAIVGTGYVGLVSGTCFAEMGVNVTCVDVNAEKIKLLQSGQLPIYEPGLDEMVLRNHREGRLNFTTDLISCLDNVDIVFSAVGTPSDSDGSADLQYVLSVARLFGQNIKKYTILVTKSTVPVGTAQKVKAVICEELDSRGVEIPFDVASNPEFLKEGAAIKDFMSPDRVVVGVESEKAKEMMTKLYRPFLLNNFRVIFTDISSAEMIKYAANSMLATRISFMNDIANLCELVGADVNMVRKGIGSDSRIGSKFLYPGCGYGGSCFPKDVKALIKTAEKKGYQMQVLKAVVAVNESQKTILYNKLKKYYRDNLRGKTIALWGLAFKPETDDMREATALVTIKLLLEAGCIIKVFDPVAMNECKRRIGDAITYANDMYDAVLDADALLVLTEWKQFRLPSWGVIVKSMKNCVVVDGRNIYDSDELEQLGIQYYCIGK
- a CDS encoding glycosyltransferase gives rise to the protein MLKRNLISIIIPVYNASAFISNTIDNLLAQEVEKELLLVNDGSTDNSLNILNDYAQKYSCIKVLNQTNQGVSSARNHAIEVAQGEFLIFVDSDDLLEPGTLQKCLNIYHANNDIDCVVFTYKCCKPNLFVFDTKLYKKSGLYTIEQWLMPFSVLHKTSIINCIGTKLYRTSILKDKNIRFNEDISYCEDVGFTTIYLKYVRKLFYINEPLYCYMFVNPNSLMTKYMHNYPMSKKYLHMQQYNLLKEVYGENFPNHEYYRVLALDLYSCLFNEIMHVRTDKNESILRIKEIASLPYIWKSIIHAGFSKIAIILLLFKVIPHYPFLLFFNRLMFVKYSS
- a CDS encoding ATP-grasp fold amidoligase family protein, whose amino-acid sequence is MKDENCEKIKNVLRVIFYPLVLIRRKIFVYLCEYYRKRDLKKLASLLYYNISHKKINWSSPKNLNEKINWLKFNSDTSVWTKLADKYLVRDYVKERGLSSILVELYGVWDDACDIDFNLLPTSFVLKTNHGCGTIIVVKNKNSINEDEVRKQLNTWLQLKFGTIYAEPHYNSIKPKIIAEEYLKNDNANSTSLVDYKVFCLEGKPYSILVCADRVLYKGCCLAWYDLEWNPKPDMLSGGHKQDCVTIEKPTCLSDMLQAAEILSKGHHQVRIDFYITNGKLYFGEMTFTSLGGYMSYIAPKYLDEMGSLIHL